The following are encoded together in the Platichthys flesus chromosome 9, fPlaFle2.1, whole genome shotgun sequence genome:
- the tmem221 gene encoding transmembrane protein 221, with translation MTHKYSQRSLIVLSLLGILSAIMSVLSVILIFQLQAQQAAVKESPPSTSAVIPAPVWAVLLPVATVLSALSLSLNLSSVSVCLLHSYFSTEVCRGEQDTDRADWFLLDSRAVRHVAIGLFCLGVSVYLAAMSIFMLLIFEVETGIASACVLSSGILVLLVIVIHSLVKASRSSKRYQGDHLDTLYQNDHGSSSTPVSRPCELKIGADKPRMHRTQSHLQHQFSYPQLGNPRQQEQYQQHQQQQQQYSPAQGSQGHASDKDGYSSSGSGRMHRTLSTESGLLQAQAKPWNGVNNEMRSVLARKSGISAKDSTLV, from the exons ATGACGCACAAGTACAGCCAGCGGTCCCTCATCGTCCTGTCGCTGCTGGGGATTTTATCCGCCATCATGTCGGTTCTGTCGGTCATTTTGATTTTCCAGCTCCAGGCGCAGCAGGCGGCGGTGAAGGAGTCTCCCCCCTCCACCTCGGCGGTCATCCCGGCCCCTGTGTGGGCTGTGCTGCTGCCGGTGGCCACGGTGCTGTCCGCCCTGTCCCTCAGCCTGAACCTCAGCTCCGTGTCGGTGTGTCTCCTGCACAGCTACTTCTCCACAGAGGTCTGCAGAGGAGAGCAGGACACCGACAG AGCAGACTGGTTCCTCTTGGATAGCAGAGCTGTGCGACATGTGGCTATTGGACTCTTCTGCCTGGGGGTCTCTGTCTACTTAGCAG caaTGTCCATTTTCATGCTCCTGATATTTGAGGTGGAAACAGGGATTGCCAGTGCTTGTGTCCTCTCTTCAGGGATCCTTGTTCTGCTGGTCATTGTAATCCACTCTCTGGTCAAAGCTTCACGAAGTTCTAAACGCTACCAAGGCGACCACCTCGACACCCTCTACCAGAACGACCATGGGAGCAGCAGCACGCCTGTGTCTCGTCCCTGTGAGCTCAAAATTGGTGCTGACAAACCACGGATGCACCGCACCCAGTCTCACCTCCAACATCAGTTCTCCTACCCTCAATTGGGCAACCCCAGACAGCAAGAACAataccagcagcaccagcagcagcagcagcaatactcCCCTGCTCAAGGCTCACAGGGACATGCTAGCGACAAAGATGGctacagcagcagtggcagcggCCGAATGCACAGGACCCTGTCGACTGAGTCTGGTTTGTTGCAGGCCCAGGCAAAACCCTGGAATGGGGTCAACAACGAGATGAGGAGTGTCCTTGCACGCAAGTCTGGGATTTCTGCAAAAGACTCGACCCTTGTTTGA
- the borcs8 gene encoding BLOC-1-related complex subunit 8 isoform X1, producing the protein MDDQEMQLKVRRVTDKFTESMYVLANEPSVALYRLQEHVRRSLPELVQHKTDMQSWEEQSQGAIYTVEYACSAVKSMTNSSMYFKNIDSLLRQAISLKEQISNSQGRSCHDVTPPPSTLVSALHAPPSSSCHLNRGVQAGKGPLTLAQQRKVEKSTTLGCDVAS; encoded by the exons ATGGACGACCAGGAGATGCAGCTGAAAGTCAGACGAG TGACTGACAAGTTCACAGAGAGCATGTACGTGCTGGCGAACGAGCCGTCGGTGGCTCTGTACCGACTGCAGGAACACGTGAGGAGGTCGCTGCCTGAACTGGTGCAGCACAAG acagatatgCAGAGCTGGGAGGAGCAGAGTCAAGGAGCCATCTACACTGTGGAGTACGCGTGCAG TGCCGTGAAGAGCATGACCAACAGCAGCATGTATTTCAAAAACATCGATAGCCTCCTCCGTCAAGCCATCAGCTTGAAGGAGCAGATAAGCAACTCTCAAGGACGCAG CTGTCATGATGTGACCCCCCCTCCCAGTACCCTTGTCTCTGCTCTACATGCCCCACCCTCTTCCTCATGTCATCTGAACAGAGGTGTTCAAG caGGAAAAGGGCCATTGACTCTGGCGCAGCAAAGGAAGGTGGAGAAAAGCACAACTCTGGGATGTGACGTGGCTTCCTGA
- the borcs8 gene encoding BLOC-1-related complex subunit 8 isoform X2, whose amino-acid sequence MDDQEMQLKVRRVTDKFTESMYVLANEPSVALYRLQEHVRRSLPELVQHKTDMQSWEEQSQGAIYTVEYACSAVKSMTNSSMYFKNIDSLLRQAISLKEQISNSQGRSCHDVTPPPSTLVSALHAPPSSSCHLNRGVQGKGPLTLAQQRKVEKSTTLGCDVAS is encoded by the exons ATGGACGACCAGGAGATGCAGCTGAAAGTCAGACGAG TGACTGACAAGTTCACAGAGAGCATGTACGTGCTGGCGAACGAGCCGTCGGTGGCTCTGTACCGACTGCAGGAACACGTGAGGAGGTCGCTGCCTGAACTGGTGCAGCACAAG acagatatgCAGAGCTGGGAGGAGCAGAGTCAAGGAGCCATCTACACTGTGGAGTACGCGTGCAG TGCCGTGAAGAGCATGACCAACAGCAGCATGTATTTCAAAAACATCGATAGCCTCCTCCGTCAAGCCATCAGCTTGAAGGAGCAGATAAGCAACTCTCAAGGACGCAG CTGTCATGATGTGACCCCCCCTCCCAGTACCCTTGTCTCTGCTCTACATGCCCCACCCTCTTCCTCATGTCATCTGAACAGAGGTGTTCAAG GAAAAGGGCCATTGACTCTGGCGCAGCAAAGGAAGGTGGAGAAAAGCACAACTCTGGGATGTGACGTGGCTTCCTGA
- the borcs8 gene encoding BLOC-1-related complex subunit 8 isoform X3, translating into MDDQEMQLKVRRVTDKFTESMYVLANEPSVALYRLQEHVRRSLPELVQHKTDMQSWEEQSQGAIYTVEYACSAVKSMTNSSMYFKNIDSLLRQAISLKEQISNSQGRRKRAIDSGAAKEGGEKHNSGM; encoded by the exons ATGGACGACCAGGAGATGCAGCTGAAAGTCAGACGAG TGACTGACAAGTTCACAGAGAGCATGTACGTGCTGGCGAACGAGCCGTCGGTGGCTCTGTACCGACTGCAGGAACACGTGAGGAGGTCGCTGCCTGAACTGGTGCAGCACAAG acagatatgCAGAGCTGGGAGGAGCAGAGTCAAGGAGCCATCTACACTGTGGAGTACGCGTGCAG TGCCGTGAAGAGCATGACCAACAGCAGCATGTATTTCAAAAACATCGATAGCCTCCTCCGTCAAGCCATCAGCTTGAAGGAGCAGATAAGCAACTCTCAAGGACGCAG GAAAAGGGCCATTGACTCTGGCGCAGCAAAGGAAGGTGGAGAAAAGCACAACTCTGGGATGTGA
- the rfxank gene encoding DNA-binding protein RFXANK: MEARGEDEAADVNCESRDDRSYEIMDVDEDDLFRHSTTLTNKQRGNEVTVRPATLDSLSIHQLAAQGEVSQVAAHLSKDMSLLSQQDERGFTPLMWAAAFGEKAVVDFLLEKGADPKTIARERESALTLASSGGYVDIVESLLRHGVDINTYDWNGGTPLLYAVRGNHIKCVEVLLAKGADMTIESDSGYSPTALAVALGHKKIQKVLEDHILKLYKPTPTAT, from the exons ATGGAGGCCAGAGGTGAAGATGAGGCTGCAGATGTTAACTGCGAGTCCAGAGATGACAGGTCCTATG AGATCATGGATGTGGACGAAGACGATTTGTTCAGACACTCCACCACTTTGACCAACAAGCAGCGTGGGAACGAGGTCACCGTGCGTCCAGCGACATTAGACT CTCTGTCCATACACCAGCTGGCAGCTCAGGGCGAGGTTTCACAAGTGGCTGCACACCTGAGTAAAG ACATGTCACTGCTCAGCCAGCAGGACGAACGGGGCTTCACTCCTCTCATGTGGGCAGCAGCGTTTGGAGAGAAAGCAGTGGTGGATTTTCTCCTGGAAAAG ggtgCAGACCCCAAGACAATAGCAAGGGAGCGAGAGAGTGCCCTGACACTGGCCAGCTCCGGAGGTTACGTGGACATCGTCGAGTCTCTTCTCAGACATGGAGTCGACATCAACACCTACGACTGG AATGGTGGAACTCCTCTTCTCTATGCTGTACGAGGGAACCACATCAAATGTGTGGAGGTGCTCTTAG CGAAGGGAGCAGACATGACCATTGAGTCCGACTCTGGGTACAGCCCAACGGCCTTGGCTGTTGCGCTCGGACACAAAAAGA TTCAGAAAGTGTTGGAGGACCATATTCTGAAACTCTACAAGCCAACACCAACAGCAACATGA